Proteins encoded together in one Lathyrus oleraceus cultivar Zhongwan6 chromosome 5, CAAS_Psat_ZW6_1.0, whole genome shotgun sequence window:
- the LOC127083715 gene encoding pachytene checkpoint protein 2 homolog: MSSPMETEQNPPTDQNGAASQHSPPPPLPPEDKVLVPIEVCLKPSSTVSIHDVRSAIEGMLEKRSLSYNGGPIPVPLDEPFLADNVQRICVCDAGEGMQNDNVLLFWQVKPVVHVFQLSEEGPCEDISSDGQSSSFNEWILPAKEFDGMWESLIYESGLKQRLLRYAASALLFTEKAVDPFLVSWNRIILLHGPPGTGKTSLCKALAQKLSIRFNSRYTQAQLVEVNAHSLFSKWFSESGKLVAKLFQKIQEMVEEESNLVFVLIDEVESLAAARKAALSGSEPSDSIRVVNALLTQMDKLKSSPNVIILTTSNITAAIDIAFVDRADIKAYVGPPTLQARYEILRSCLQELMRTGILTSFEDCKNTVLPNYASAKQRMNAPNFHEATTSMQLCKQLVETAEACEGMSGRSLRKLPFLAHAALANPFDCNPIKFLSSMVDTAKRERSELPD, from the exons ATGAGTTCTCCTATGGAGACGGAGCAAAACCCTCCAACCGATCAAAACGGCGCCGCTTCCCAACACTCACCTCCACCTCCTCTCCCACCGGAGGACAAAGTTCTTGTGCCCA TCGAGGTTTGCTTAAAACCTTCAAGTACAGTTTCCATTCACGATGTCCGTTCAGCCATTGAGGG GATGCTTGAAAAGAGGAGTTTGAGCTATAATGGCGGACCAATTCCTGTTCCCCTCGACGAGCCCTTTCTTGCTGATAATGTGCAAAGAATTTGCGTTTGTGATGCAG GTGAAGGGATGCAAAATGATAATGTTCTTTTGTTCTGGCAAGTCAAGCCGGTTGTACATGTCTTTCAG CTTAGCGAGGAAGGACCCTGTGAGGATATCAGCTCTGATGGCCAGTCTTCTAGCTTCAATGAATGGATTCTTCCTGCAAAAGAATTTGATGGCATGTGGGAAAG CCTGATATATGAATCTGGTCTAAAGCAAAGGTTGTTGCGGTATGCAGCGAGTGCTTTGCTCTTCACGGAAAAGGCTGTTGATCCGTTCCTTGTTTCATGGAACCG CATAATTCTTTTGCATGGACCCCCTGGAACTGGAAAGACGTCTTTATGTAAAGCATTAGCTCAGAAGCTATCAATTCGATTCAATTCGAG ATACACACAGGCCCAGCTTGTTGAAGTGAATGCACATTCTTTGTTCAGTAAATGGTTCTCTGAAAGCGGCAAGCTG GTAGCAAAGCTTTTCCAAAAGATTCAAGAAATGGTAGAGGAAGAAAGCAATCTGGTATTTGTTTTGATTG ATGAAGTCGAAAGCCTCGCTGCTGCTAGAAAAGCTGCTTTGTCTGGTTCTGAACCTTCAGATTCTATTCGG GTTGTCAATGCATTATTAACTCAGATGGATAAGCTTAAATCATCTCCAAATGTGATAATTCTAACCACATCCAACATTACCGCTGCTATCG ATATTGCTTTTGTTGACCGAGCTGATATCAAAGCATATGTTGGTCCACCAACTCTTCAAGCTCGATATGAAATATTAAGGTCTTGCTTGCAGGAACTCATGCGTACAGGGATATTAACTAGTTTTGAG GACTGTAAGAATACCGTACTTCCAAATTATGCTAGTGCAAAACAAAGGATGAATGCACCCAATTTTCATGAGGCTACTACATCCATGCAACTGTGCAAGCAACTAGTTGAAACTGCAGAGGCATGCGAG GGAATGAGTGGAAGGTCTCTCAGAAAGCTTCCATTTTTGGCACATGCTGCACTTGCAAATCCTTTTGATTGCAACCCTATCAAGTTCTTAAGTTCAATGGTAGATACAGCAAAGAGGGAACGTTCTGAGCTTCCCGATTAA